The sequence GAAGAGGCTGGAGCCTCTGGAGCAGACAGAGGAGCCCTCCGCCCCCCCGGACCTGAGCCAGCAGCATCACTCGGGCTGTACCATCTTCCTGGGGTACACCTCCAACCTGATCAGCTCTGGAGTGAGAGAGTCCATCCGCTACCTCGCACAGCACAACATGGTACAGTCCACTGCAGTGTAACACAAAGCACAACATGGTACAGTCCACTGCAGTGTAACACACAGCACAACATGGTACAGTCCACTGCAGTGTAACACACAGCACAACATGGTACAGCCCACTGCAGTGTAACACACAGCACAACATGGTACAGCCCACTGCAGTGTAACACACAGCACAACATGGTACAGTCCACTGCAGTGTAACACACAGCGCAACATGGTACAGTCCACTGCAGTGTAACACACAGCACAACATGGTACAGTCCACTGCAGTGTAACACACAGCACAACATGGTACAGTCCACTGCAGTGTAACACACAGCACAACATGGTACAGTCCACTGCAGTACCCCCCTCCTCTACTAGGGTTGCCACGATATCAAAATGAGATTTTTCAATGATTGAACTATTTTAATTCCACGatacaatatttaaattagtttagATCATTTTGAGCATTACAAATGTGTGCCTGTATCTCTGTCTTTGTATCTCTGTCtttgtatctctgcaggtggatgtgtctgtatctctgtgtttgtatctctgtgtttgtatctctgcaggtggatgtgtttgtatctctgtgtttgtatctctgcaggtggatgtgtatgtatctctgtgtttgtatctctgcaggtggatgtgtctgtatctctgtgtttgtatctctgtgtttgtatctctgcaggtggatgtgtctgtatctctgtgtttgtatctctgcaggtggatgtgtctgtatctctgtgtttgtatctctgcaggtggatgtgtctgtatctctgtgtttgtatctctgcaggtggatgtgtttgtatctctgtgtgcctgtatctctgcaggtggatgtgtctgtatctctgtgtttgtatctctgcaggtggatgtgtctgtatctctgtgtttgtatctctgcaggtggatgtgtctgtatctctgcaggtggatgtgtctgtatctctgcaggtggatgtgtctgtatctctgtgtttgtatctctgcaggtggatgtgtttgtatctctgtgtttgtagctctgtgtttgtatctctgtgtttgtatctctgcaggtggatgtgtttgtatctctgcagATGGAtatgtctgtatctctgtgtttgtatctctgtgtttgtatctctgcaggtggatgtgtctgtatctctgtgtttgtatctctgcaggtggatgtgtttgtatctctgcaggtggatgtgtttgtatctctgtgtttgtatctctgcaggtggatgtgtctgtatctctgtttgtatctctgcaggtggatgtgtttgtatctctgtgtttgtatctctgcaggtggatgtgtctgtatctctgtgtttgtatctctgcaggtggatgtgtctgtatctctgtgtttgtatctctgcaggtggatgtgtTTGTATccctgtgtctgtatctctgcaggtggatgtgtctgtatctctgtgtttgtatctctgcaggtggatgtgtttgtatctctgtgtgcctgtatctctgcaggtggatgtgtctgtatctctgtgtttgtatctctgcaggtggatgtgtctgtatctctgtgtttgtatctctgcaggtggatgtgtctgtatctctgcaggtggatgtgtctgtatctctgcaggtggatgtgtctgtatctctgtgtttgtatctctgcaggtggatgtgtttgtatctctgtgtttgtagctctgtgtttgtatctctgtgtttgtatctctgcaggtggatgtgtttgtatctctgcagATGGAtatgtctgtatctctgtgtttgtatctctgtgtttgtatctctgcaggtggatgtgtctgtatctctgtgtttgtatctctgcaggtggatgtgtttgtatctctgcagATGGATATGTCTGTAtatctgtgtttgtatctctgcaggtggatgtgtctgtatctctgtgtttgtatctctgcaggtggatgtgtctgtatctctgtgtttgtatctctgcaggtggatatgtctgtatatctgtgtttgtatctctgcaggtggatgtgtctgtatatctgtgtttgtatctctgcaggtggatgtgtctgtatctctgtgtttgtatctctgcaggtggatgtgtctgtatctctgtgtttgtatctctgcaggtggatgtgtctgtatctctgtgtttgtatctctgcaggtggatgtgtctgtatctctgtgtctgtatctctgcaggtggatgtgtctgtatctctgtgtttgtatctctgcagatggatgtgtttgtatctctgtgtttgtatctctgcaggtggatgtgtctgtatctctgtgtctgtatctctgcaggtggatgtgtctgtatctctgtgtttatatctctgcaggtggatgtgtctgtatctctgtgtttgtatctctgcaggtggatgtgtctgtatctctgtttgtatctctgcaggtggatgtgtctgtatctctgtgtttgtatctctgcaggtggatgtgtctgtatctgtgtttgtatctctgcaggtggatgtgtctgtatctctgtgtttgtatctctgcaggtggatgtgtctgtatctctgtgtttgtatctctgcaggtggatgtgtttgtatctctgtgtttgtatctctgcaggtggatgtgtttgtatctctgtgtttgtatctctgcaggtggatgtgtctgtatctctgtgtttgtatctctgcaggtggatgtgtctgtatctctgtgtttgtatctctgcaggtggatgtgtctgtatctctgtgtttgtatctctgcaggtggatgtgtctgtatctctgtgtttgtatctctgcaggtggatatgtctgtatctctgtgtttgtatctctgcaggtggatgtgtttgtatctctgtgtttgtatctctgcaggtggatgtTCTCGTCAGCACAGCGGGAGGGGTGGAGGAGGATCTCATCAAGTGTCTGGCCCCCACCTTCCTGGGGGAGTTCAGCCTGCCGGGGAGGGAGCTGCGAGGCCGGGGGATCAACAGGATCGGGAACCTGCTGGTCCCCAATAATAATTACTGTCTCTTTGAGGACTGGCTGATGCCCATTCTTGACCAGATGCTGCTGGAGCAGAAGACTGAGGTgaggaaaaaatacaaataaaaacaatactgcCGTATGAACGCTTGATTTGAGGTTCaagctatctctctctctctctctctctctctctctctctctctctctctctctctctctctctctctctctctctctctctctctctctctctctctctctctctctctctctctgcagggcaCACTCTGGACTCCCTCAAAAATGATCCATCGACTGGGGAAAGAAATCAACAACCCGGAGTCTGTGTACTACTGGGCTTACAAGGTCAGGACCCCCCCTtaaccccccctccaccccctccccaTGCCTGGACACCCCCCCtccagtgtgtgcgtgtgtctcagtgcgtgtgtctcagcgtgtgtgtatgtgtctcagtgtgtgtgtgtctcagcgtgtgtgtgtctcagcgtgtgtgtatgtgtctcagtgtgtgtctcagcgtgtgtgtctcagcgtgtgtgtgtctcagcatgtgtgtatgtgtctcagcatgtgtgtatgtgtctcagtgtgtgtgtctcagcatgtgtttgtgtctcagtgtgtgtctcagcgtgcgtctcagcgtgtgtgtgtgtctcagcgtgtgtgtgtctcggtgtgtgtgtctcagtgtgtgtgtctcagtgtgtgtgtgtgtgtgtctcagtttgtgtgtctcagcgtgtgttcCACACTAACATTCCCCCCCTGTGTGCGTTGCAGAATAACATCCCTGTGTTCAGCCCGGCCCTGACGGATGGTTCCCTGGGGGATATGATGTACTTGCACTCCTATAAGAACCCTGGCTTAGTGCTGGACATCGTGGaaggtgtgtgcgtgcgtgcgtgtgtcagtgatgactgtgtgtgtgtgtcagtgatgacagtgcgtgcgtgtgtgtgtgtgtgtgtcagtgatgactgtgtgtgtgtgtcagtgatgacagtgtgtgcgtgcgtgtgtgtgtgtgtcagtgatgactgtgtgtgtgtgtcagtgatgacagtgcgtgcgtgtgtgtgtgtgtgtgtgtgttagtgatGACAGTGCgtgtatgcgtgcgtgcgtgcgtgcgtgtgtgtgtatcagtgatgacagtgcatgcgtgtgtgtgtgtgtgtgtgtgtcagtgatgacagtgtgtgtgtgcgtgcgtgcgtgtgtgtgtcagtgatgacagtgcgtgcgtgcgtgcgtgtgtgtcagtgatgacagtgcgtgcgtgcgtgtcagtgatGACGGTCTCTGTGTTTGCGCTCCAGATATCCGGAAGCTGAACTCTCATGCTGTGTTTGCCAGACGCACAGGGATGGTGATTCTGGGAGGAGGGCTGATCAAGCATCACATCTGCAACGCTAACTTCATGGTAATACAGACAGGAATAATAATACAGACTCAACACACTTTTACAGACGACACAGATGGGAGCTGCAGAGATGTGATGGCGTGTCTTACACTGGCATTTCCTGAGCCGCTAGAGAGTTACAGGAGCCTGTCTAACACGCCTCTCAACGCAGGAATGTGCAGCAGTGCTTGAATCAGCTGCTTGGACAAATGTGTCCCCACTCAAAGCCTTTCTCATCATCACAGTGAACCGCACTCTGGGTttagaaacaccaacacaaactcactccactcactcactcactcactcactcactcattccactcactcactcactcactcactcactcactcattccactcactcactcactcactcactcactcactcactcactcactccactcactcactcactcactcactcactcactcactccactcactcactcactcactcactcactcactcactcattccactcactcactcactccactcactcactcactcactcactccactcactcactcactcactcactcactcactccactcactcactcactcactcactcactcactcactcactcactcattccactcactcactcactcactcactcactcactccactcactcactcactcactcactcactcactcactcactcactcattccactcactcactcactcactcactcactcactcactcactcactcactcactcacttttAGTGGCATTGCAGTTCTGcactttgaagacattgaaaaaggagAGAGTTTTATTTTTGTCATGGATTGAGTAGGCGGAGTCTCTTTTGGTGTTTGTTCCAGTCTGTCTCTCCAGTTGTGTTTGCGGTGCTGTGTTtgtgacctctctctctctctctctctctctctctctctctctctctctctctctctctcctctctcgtgtcCCGCAGCGGAACGGCGCTGATTTCGCGGTCTTCGTGAACACGGGGCAGGAGTTCGACGGCTCTGACTCGGGGGCGCGGCCG is a genomic window of Acipenser ruthenus chromosome 34, fAciRut3.2 maternal haplotype, whole genome shotgun sequence containing:
- the LOC131705028 gene encoding deoxyhypusine synthase-like isoform X2; its protein translation is MIEKRLEPLEQTEEPSAPPDLSQQHHSGCTIFLGYTSNLISSGVRESIRYLAQHNMVDVLVSTAGGVEEDLIKCLAPTFLGEFSLPGRELRGRGINRIGNLLVPNNNYCLFEDWLMPILDQMLLEQKTEGTLWTPSKMIHRLGKEINNPESVYYWAYKNNIPVFSPALTDGSLGDMMYLHSYKNPGLVLDIVEDIRKLNSHAVFARRTGMVILGGGLIKHHICNANFMRNGADFAVFVNTGQEFDGSDSGARPDEAVSWGKIRADATPVKVYADAALVFPLLVAETFARHADALTAQNKKD
- the LOC131705028 gene encoding deoxyhypusine synthase-like isoform X3, coding for MVDVLVSTAGGVEEDLIKCLAPTFLGEFSLPGRELRGRGINRIGNLLVPNNNYCLFEDWLMPILDQMLLEQKTEGTLWTPSKMIHRLGKEINNPESVYYWAYKNNIPVFSPALTDGSLGDMMYLHSYKNPGLVLDIVEDIRKLNSHAVFARRTGMVILGGGLIKHHICNANFMRNGADFAVFVNTGQEFDGSDSGARPDEAVSWGKIRADATPVKVYADAALVFPLLVAETFARHADALTAQNKKD
- the LOC131705028 gene encoding deoxyhypusine synthase-like isoform X1; translated protein: MADQAPSRALEAVLKRSSSLPEGTPQVKGYDFNQGVDHRALLQSYLTTGFQATSFGRAVQEINSMIEKRLEPLEQTEEPSAPPDLSQQHHSGCTIFLGYTSNLISSGVRESIRYLAQHNMVDVLVSTAGGVEEDLIKCLAPTFLGEFSLPGRELRGRGINRIGNLLVPNNNYCLFEDWLMPILDQMLLEQKTEGTLWTPSKMIHRLGKEINNPESVYYWAYKNNIPVFSPALTDGSLGDMMYLHSYKNPGLVLDIVEDIRKLNSHAVFARRTGMVILGGGLIKHHICNANFMRNGADFAVFVNTGQEFDGSDSGARPDEAVSWGKIRADATPVKVYADAALVFPLLVAETFARHADALTAQNKKD